Proteins from one Drosophila gunungcola strain Sukarami chromosome 3R, Dgunungcola_SK_2, whole genome shotgun sequence genomic window:
- the LOC128266736 gene encoding leucine-rich repeat serine/threonine-protein kinase 1 isoform X3 has translation MSDSDEDAREEVRQIKHGELRAAVSAGDERTVRVLLAALGTERQIIVNMAPSGANTLLFIACQSGYESITQRLLDAGADGRSHAVTRYSPLYAAVHSGHLGIARLMLDRFPELIQQPTVERWLPLHAACINGHIKLLDLLIGYSYPDYLYQTYRDEEGQWEWRLPFDANAHDVTGQTSLYIASILGNKQLVGVLLKWQLHCRRTLGDSASSVSTPITPTRKRISFGIQAIMSKLHISGESEGPEEQAAQESTECQRCPINVNLLCGAARETALLAAVRGGHLDVVQALLQHGANPNIVAKPVEDHNDPKCCEEIYGLSNVPIAEACKQRSLAMLDLLLKHGARDENGSAIGMAITGGDEAILSRLLARRVHPDSDYKINKKGLPTPVEVNVFLPSTSNISYSAMFPNVPTIIDWHSLGSSVQLSVVRVPWMVSGVLLLNPKLQSHARLNEVALTAITRIDFSHNVLTAIPQELFHLVSLKYLNVAQNRITDLPAPMGKAYACPVLDELFLQDNQLTTLPAAIFHLPALSILDVSNNKLQQLPFDLWRAPKLRELNVAFNLLRDLPVPPMQTSSSLLSLDKLQLQSFEEPHSNKPRNVTEQRLTHRNLWSASLDITDNDMKWQHDQDFGDGKTPGMGSSQLSSLNIANNLFTSIPAALPCLAVNLTRLNMSYNSLRSMGHVTSYPATLKQLDLSHNEISCWPSLPRITESDPHLLCYSCVQLPEGREEEQSYKTASSKGSCSSVTSFRASVLKSVCRHRRHLRLEALRTLILADNLLTRIQLSTDDATTLFNESEDADWSVVGVNRSKVIFPNLSMLDMTNNCLKEIPASLHELSSLSVLNISGNVNITELPPHLGLLSRLWNLNTRGCLLQEPLRSMIESKKHKTMDIVGYLKSIYEDAQPYARMKLMVVGVAGIGKSTLLDLLRQGAGSGSSYSSHRSRATENHWAKRMGHARSTSRSHRHSSASSANISTVGVDIGTWICEKRKRAPGSHGPVVFRTWDFGGQKEYYATHQYFLSKRSLYLVLWRISDGHKGLAELLQWLGNIQARAPNSPVIIVGTHFDAVGESISPQQAEQLQQLIREKFIAIPDAEKIGLPRVIDSIEISCRSLHNIHLLANIIYDTAMQLRSPGSKEPMLLQKIPASYIALEDIVNVIACNLRAAGRDPVLDGEQYRRLVTEQMRLHNYKSFRDAAELQQATTWCHENGVLLHYDDATLRDYYFLDPQWLCDMLAHVVTVREINPFAPTGVMKLDDLQLLFRSVQLQGNGNRSYIVSLLNKFEVALTWDSRTLLIPSLLPLQEAATPNAGSTVKLSQRSRGRSLGCSVSQEVNLNNLIYEQRSTTSASSSATASQGLRRILLMTYFPSGFWSRLITRILADEQIIEAIRGVYVASQDKYVEFDLRTSLEQDTQWNLWQTGLALYYGPILIFKIWEVPFQNTERTQPFRANGNRFKLKLDGIWSDVNLSSSSILEVYFPLYEVNISQEVDDRERQLLAELQPHVSQVAKLLALAVDHIDLLLEDWYPSLGTRFVHTSEGRFLITRLVLCPRCLWKLQLQHSNEPVDREQPPMGCNRPSRSSRRGAGAYFLHGVGDPGEDGALNVFSAYLNATARRERRSEDSLGAGSDADSGVGPDSAGSSRNTSVDGHPGYHLPDNSNVCYAWMIEECILSVYNQSKISCPVHLEQSMAQLAPDVIFADIPDKHTIPPECIIKGSMLGRGAFGFVFKASCKIRGARSFKPVAMKMLQPVPPGARAKESALMAFKVALGKWDRDPLQHSCKAYCTARQELAVLLTLKHPNIVPLVGICIKPLALVLELAPLGGLDALLRQYRRSGAHMGPHTFQTLVLQAARAIEYLHRRRIIYRDLKSENVLVWELPQPHTEDSPRNHVHIKIADYGISRQTAPSGAKGFGGTEGFMAPEIIRYNGEEEYTEKVDCFSFGMFIYENISLRQPFEGHESIKECILEGSRPALTQRETQFPTCCLDLMVLCWHEQPRRRPTASQIVSILSAPECIHLLDVVAMPHSEKIVCGVFQSLVGVGDEERCGLELWLPSFGSRIDILDCTPAGSLQQCHSISCSPQPQVAPPPKTPPENGAHSRARSAQRSPKMNMLCCCLVGEAIWMGDVSGNLHAYSTTTYAHLFSYMLDPAIKSAVVSLVYMERIARVAVGTHNGRVFLVDATQVPSNCAFAEGSFVLTEICSGFVLHSACSVFVDGNYELWCGEIAGKINVFPLNETGVSGHQALCHSEEPNLIEDVKVARMCSNDSHVFSCLYPGCMVYQWGVVSKRIENKLDCSKLLPCSESLQSIAIDEHVNLIKCQISALAAHSTELYIGTTWGCLIVAELNTLRPISVFRPYENEIKSIITLSNDKVPLIATIGRRYRSLISRYVDSTEASTMCSAVSTPTHGAAKSVPPADVDNHIHCLLWRAKHWT, from the exons ATGAGCGACTCCGATGAAG ATGCGCGTGAGGAAGTGCGTCAGATAAAGCACGGAGAGCTGCGGGCGGCAGTAAGCGCCGGAGATGAGCGGACTGTGCGGGTCCTGCTGGCGGCCCTGGGGACTGAGCGGCAGATTATAGTCAATATGGCTCCATCAGGAGCGAATACCCTACTTTTCAT AGCCTGCCAGTCGGGCTATGAGAGCATCACCCAGCGGCTGCTGGATGCTGGAGCGGATGGCCGCTCCCATGCCGTCACCAGGTACTCACCGCTTTACGCGGCCGTCCACAGCGGTCACTTGGGCATCGCCCGGCTGATGCTGGATCGCTTCCCGGAGCTCATTCAGCAGCCGACTGTCGAGCGCTGGCTCCCGCTGCACGCGGCCTGCATCAATGGACACATCAAGCTGCTGGATCTGCTCATCGGCTACAGCTATCCCGACTACCTCTACCAGACATATCGAGACGAGGAGGGCCAGTGGGAGTGGAGACTGCCCTTTGACGCCAACGCCCACGATGTGACAGGTCAGACCAGCCTGTACATAGCCAGCATTCTGGGAAACAAGCAGCTGGTTGGGGTACTCCTCAAGTGGCAGCTTCACTGCCGCCGCACGTTGGGCGATTCCGCCAGCTCGGTGAGCACTCCAATCACTCCGACCAGGAAACGCATTTCGTTTGGCATTCAGGCCATCATGTCAAAGCTGCACATATCTGGTGAATCGGAAGGACCCGAGGAACAGGCTGCCCAGGAGTCCACAGAATGCCAAAGATGTCCCATCAACGTAAATCTGCTGTGTGGCGCGGCAAGGGAAACAGCTCTGCTGGCGGCGGTTCGGGGTGGCCACTTGGATGTGGTGCAGGCCCTTTTGCAGCACGGAGCAAATCCCAATATCGTGGCTAAGCCAGTGGAGGATCACAACGACCCCAAGTGTTGCGAGGAGATATACGGTCTGAGCAATGTCCCCATTGCCGAGGCGTGCAAGCAAAGGTCGCTAGCAATGTTAGATCTCCTGCTGAAACATGGAGCCCGTGACGAAAATGGTTCGGCCATTGGCATGGCCATCACTGGCGGCGATGAGGCCATCCTGAGCCGCCTGTTGGCTCGCCGCGTCCATCCGGACTCGGACTACAAGATCAACAAGAAGGGCCTACCGACACCGGTGGAGGTGAATGTGTTCTTGCCGTCCACCAGCAACATATCCTACAGCGCCATGTTTCCCAATGTGCCCACTATTATCGACTGGCACAGTTTGGGCTCCAGCGTTCAGTTGTCAGTAGTAAGGGTTCCCTGGATGGTCAGCGGAGTGCTGCTCCTGAATCCCAAGCTGCAGTCGCACGCCCGTCTTAATGAGGTTGCTCTGACCGCCATCACGCGAATCGACTTCTCGCACAATGTTCTCACAGCAATTCCGCAGGAGTTGTTCCATCTGGTTAGCCTAAA GTATCTTAATGTGGCTCAAAACAGGATAACCGATCTGCCCGCGCCGATGGGTAAGGCGTATGCCTGTCCCGTTTTGGATGAGCTTTTCCTGCAGGACAACCAATTAACAACATTACCGGCTGCCATCTTTCACCTTCCCGCTCTCTCTATTCTGGATGTTTCAAACAATAAGCTGCAACAGCTACCTTTTGACCTGTGGCGTGCGCCCAAGCTGCGCGAACTGAATGTGGCCTTCAATCTGTTGAGGGATCTTCCTGTGCCGCCGATGCAGACGAGCAGCTCGCTTCTGAGCCTGGACAAACTACAACTGCAAAGTTTCGAGGAGCCGCACTCAAACAAGCCGCGCAACGTGACCGAGCAGCGGCTTACCCATCGGAATTTGTGGTCCGCATCTTTGGACATAACCGACAACGACATGAAGTGGCAGCATGACCAGGATTTCGGAGATGGAAAGACTCCTGGAATGGGCTCTTCACAGCTGAGTAGTCTGAACATAGCGAACAACCTGTTCACTAGCATTCCCGCTGCTCTGCCCTGCCTGGCGGTTAACTTGACCCGGCTGAACATGTCGTACAACAGCCTGCGTTCCATGGGCCACGTAACAAGCTATCCGGCCACGCTGAAGCAGTTGGATCTGAGCCACAACGAGATCTCTTGCTGGCCAAGCCTGCCCCGGATAACCGAATCGGATCCGCACCTATTATGTTACAGTTGTGTCCAGCTGCCGGAGGGTCGGGAGGAGGAGCAATCCTACAAGACGGCATCCTCGAAGGGCAGCTGCTCCTCCGTCACTTCCTTCCGGGCCTCGGTTTTGAAGAGCGTCTGCCGGCACAGGCGTCATCTGCGCCTGGAGGCGCTGCGCACGTTGATCCTGGCGGACAACCTGCTCACACGCATCCAGTTGTCGACTGACGACGCCACAACGCTGTTCAACGAGAGCGAGGACGCCGACTGGAGTGTGGTGGGCGTGAACCGGTCCAAGGTGATATTCCCCAACCTGTCCATGCTGGACATGACCAACAACTGCCTGAAGGAGATCCCTGCCTCGCTGCACGAGCTGAGCAGTCTGTCAGTGCTGAACATCAGCGGCAACGTGAACATCACAGAGCTGCCGCCGCATTTGGGGCTTCTCTCGCGACTTTGGAATCTCAACACGCGCGGCTGCCTGCTGCAGGAGCCACTGCGCTCAATGATCGAGAGCAAGAAGCACAAGACGATGGACATCGTGGGATACCTTAAGTCCATATACGAGGATGCCCAGCCTTACGCGAGAATGAAGCTGATGgttgtgggcgtggctggaATCGGCAAGAGCACTCTGCTGGACTTGCTGCGCCAGGGAGCGGGTTCCGGATCCAGCTACAGTTCGCACAGATCTCGCGCCACCGAAAACCATTGGGCCAAGCGAATGGGACACGCGCGCAGCACCTCTCGATCGCACCGTCATTCGTCCGCCTCCAGCGCGAATATATCCACGGTGGGCGTGGACATCGGCACCTGGATTTGTGAGAAGCGGAAGCGAGCGCCCGGCTCCCACGGCCCGGTGGTGTTCCGAACTTGGGATTTTGGTGGCCAGAAGGAGTACTACGCCACCCACCAGTACTTCCTGTCCAAGCGGAGTCTGTACTTGGTGCTGTGGCGTATCAGCGACGGCCACAAGGGGCTGGCCGAACTGCTGCAGTGGCTGGGCAACATTCAAGCGAGGGCGCCCAACTCTCCCGTCATCATTGTGGGCACACACTTCGATGCGGTCGGCGAGTCCATCTCTCCTCAGCAGGcagagcagctgcagcaactgATTCGGGAGAAGTTCATCGCCATTCCCGATGCGGAAAAGATCGGGCTGCCACGAGTGATTGACTCGATCGAAATTAGTTGTCG TTCCCTACATAACATCCACTTGTTGGCCAACATCATTTACGACACCGCGATGCAATTGCGGTCGCCCGGCTCCAAGGAGCCCATGCTGCTGCAAAAGATCCCCGCCAGCTACATTGCCCTAGAGGACATTGTGAATGTTATTGCCTGCAATCTGCGCGCGGCAGGACGAGATCCTGTCCTGGACGGCGAGCAATACAGACGCTTGGTCACCGAACAGATGCGACTGCACAATTACAAGAGTTTTCGGGATGCCGCCGAGCTGCAGCAGGCCACCACGTGGTGCCACGAGAATGGCGTTTTGCTGCACTACGACGATGCCACGCTCAGGGACTACTACTTCCTCGACCCGCAGTGGCTATGCGACATGCTGGCCCATGTGGTCACCGTGCGGGAGATCAACCCATTCGCCCCGACGGGTGTGATGAAGTTGGACGATCTCCAGCTGCTCTTCCGCAGTGTACAGCTTCAAGGAAACGGGAACAGGAG CTACATTGTCAGCTTGTTGAACAAGTTCGAAGTGGCTTTGACGTGGGACTCGAGGACTCTACTCATTCCCTCTCTGCTGCCGTTGCAAGAAGCAGCCACACCCAACGCTGGTAGCACAGTGAAGCTTTCGCAACGTTCCCGTGGCCGTAGCTTAGGTTGCTCCGTTTCACAGGAAGTGAATCTTAATAATCTGATCTACGAGCAAAGGTCCACTACTTCAGCATCTTCTTCGGCTACTGCTAGTCAGGGACTGCGACGCATTCTTCTAATGACTTATTTTCCGTCCGGATTCTGGTCGAGATTGATCACGCGTATTCTAGCCGATGAACAGATCATCGAGGCGATTCGCGGCGTTTATGTGGCTTCGCAAGAT aagTATGTGGAGTTTGATTTGCGCACCTCATTGGAGCAGGACACCCAGTGGAATCTGTGGCAGACAGGCTTAGCCCTGTACTATGGaccaattttaatatttaagatcTGGGAAGTCCCCTTTCAAAACACAGAACGAACGCAACCCTTCCGCGCAAATGGAAACCGCTTTAAGCTAAAACTGGACGGAATTTGGAGCGACGTTAATCTGAGCTCGTCCAGCATTCTGGAGGTGTACTTTCCACTTTACGAAGTGAACATATCCCAGGAGGTGGATGACCGAGAACGTCAGCTGCTGGCCGAGCTTCAGCCGCACGTGTCCCAGGTGGCAAAACTGTTGGCCCTGGCAGTGGATCACATTGATTTGCTTCTAGAGGACTGGTATCCTTCGCTGGGCACGCGGTTTGTTCACACCTCGGAGGGTCGTTTCCTGATCACTCGTTTGGTGTTGTGTCCGCGCTGTCTCTGGAAACTGCAGTTGCAGCACAGCAATGAACCCGTGGATCGGGAGCAGCCTCCAATGGGATGCAATAGACCAAGTCGGAGCAGCAGACGCGGAGCGGGAGCGTACTTCTTGCACGGAGTCGGTGATCCTGGTGAGGATGGAGCCTTAAACGTATTCTCCGCATATCTCAACGCCACAGCAAGGAGGGAGCGACGATCTGAGGATTCATTGGGTGCCGGCTCGGATGCGGACTCGGGCGTGGGTCCCGATTCCGCCGGTTCTTCGCGCAACACCTCGGTTGACGGACACCCAGGCTATCACCTGCCCGACAACTCGAACGTTTGCTACGCCTGGATGATTGAGGAGTGCATCCTGTCCGTTTACAATCAAAGCAAGATCAGCTGTCCGGTGCATCTCGAGCAGTCGATGGCCCAACTAGCTCCGGACGTCATATTTGCTGATATACCTGATAAGCACACTATTCCTCCGGAGTGCATCATCAAGGGATCGATGCTCGGGCGCGGTGCCTTTGGATTCGTCTTCAAAGCGAGTTGCAAGATAAGGGGCGCCAGATCCTTCAAGCCGGTGGCCATGAAAATGCTTCAGCCAGTGCCCCCCGGAGCTCGGGCCAAGGAG agcGCTCTGATGGCCTTTAAGGTGGCTCTGGGCAAGTGGGACCGGGATCCGTTGCAGCACTCCTGCAAAGCCTACTGCACCGCTCGCCAGGAACTGGCCGTACTGCTAACGCTTAAGCACCCCAACATAGTGCCCCTGGTGGGGATCTGCATAAAACCGTTGGCCTTGGTTCTGGAACTAGCTCCTTTGGGCGGTCTGGACGCCCTGCTGCGACAGTACCGACGCAGTGGCGCTCACATGGGTCCGCATACGTTCCAGACCCTTGTCCTGCAGGCGGCACGGGCCATTGAGTATCTGCATCGTAGAAGGATCATCTACCGCGATCTAAAGTCGGAAAATGTGTTGGTTTGGGAGCTGCCGCAGCCGCACACTGAGGACAGTCCTCGGAATCATGTGCACATTAAGATTGCCGACTACGGCATCAGCAGACAGACTGCACCCAGCGGAGCCAAGGGATTTGGTGGCACCGAAGGCTTCATGGCTCCCGAGATCATACGCTACAACGGTGAGGAGGAATATACCGAGAAG GTGGACTGCTTCTCCTTTGGCATGTTCATATACGAGAACATCAGCTTACGGCAACCTTTCGAGGGGCACGAGTCCATTAAAGAGTGCATTTTGGAGGGCAGTCGTCCGGCACTGACGCAGAGGGAGACGCAGTTCCCCACCTGCTGTCTGGACCTGATGGTCCTTTGCTGGCACGAACAGCCGCGTCGCAGACCCACGGCCAGCCAGATTGTGTCCATACTCAGTGCCCCGGAGTGCATTCACCTGCTGGACGTGGTGGCCATGCCGCACAGCGAGAAGATTGTGTGCGGAGTGTTTCAGTCGCTGGTCGGCGTGGGCGATGAGGAGCGGTGCGGACTCGAGTTGTGGCTGCCCTCCTTCGGCTCCCGCATCGACATACTGGACTGTACCCCTGCCGGCAGTTTGCAGCAGTGCCACAGCATCAGTTGTTCGCCGCAGCCACAGGTGGCGCCGCCGCCCAAGACTCCTCCCGAAAATGGGGCCCACTCACGAGCCCGATCCGCTCAACGCTCGCCCAAAATGAACATGCTGTGCTGCTGCCTGGTGGGCGAGGCCATCTGGATGGGCGACGTTTCTGGCAACCTGCATGCCTACAGCACCACCACCTACGCCCACTTGTTTTCTTACATGCTCGACCCGGCCATTAAGTCAGCTGTGGTCAGTCTAGTCTACATGGAGCGGATAGCTCGCGTGGCCGTGGGCACACACAATGGTCGGGTATTCCTGGTGGACGCCACTCAAGTGCCCAGCAATTGCGCCTTCGCCGAGGGCTCGTTTGTGCTCACGGAGATATGTTCTGGCTTTGTACTGCACTCCGCTTGCTCGGTTTTTGTGGATGG AAACTATGAATTGTGGTGCGGCGAAATTGCCGGAAAGATAAATGTGTTTCCGTTGAACGAGACCGGAGTGTCCGGCCATCAGGCTCTGTGTCATAGCGAGGAGCCCAATCTTATCGAGGACGTCAAGGTGGCCCGCATGTGCAGCAACGACAGCCACGTCTTCAGTTGCCTGTATCCCGGCTGCATGGTGTACCAGTGGGGCGTGGTCTCCAAGCGAATTGAGAACAAGCTGGACTGCTCCAAGCTGCTGCCCTGCTCCGAATCCCTGCAAAGCATTGCGATCGATGAGCACGTGAACCTGATCAAGTGCCAGATTTCGGCACTGGCCGCTCACAGCACGGAGCTATATATAGGAACCACCTGGGGTTGCCTAATCGTGGCCGAGCTGAACACCCTGCGCCCTATCAGCGTGTTTCGCCCCTACGAAAATGAG ATAAAATCCATAATAACGCTTTCTAATGACAAGGTGCCCCTGATCGCTACGATCGGAAGACGGTACCGCTCCCTTATCTCACGCTACGTAGACTCTACTGAGGCATCCACTATGTGCTCTGCCGTCAGCACACCCACTCATGGTGCAGCCAAATCCGTGCCACCGGCGGATGTGGACAATCACATTCATTGCCTGCTGTGGCGCGCCAAGCACTGGACCTAA